In one Gemmatimonadota bacterium genomic region, the following are encoded:
- a CDS encoding EVE domain-containing protein, with translation MPESKDRRYWLLKSEPTCFSYDDLLASPGRTTYWSGVRNYQARNFMRDDMKKGDGVLFYYSGADPAGIVGTAEIVREGYPDFSAWNPSDEHYDPKSSEASPVWYMVDIRAGDRFENFLDLPGLRHVRELEKMELLRKGSRLSVQPVRPDEWATILRIGGISRRGRSRAR, from the coding sequence ATGCCCGAATCGAAGGACCGCCGCTACTGGCTCCTCAAGAGTGAGCCAACCTGCTTCTCATACGACGACCTGCTGGCCTCACCCGGCCGGACGACCTACTGGAGCGGCGTGCGTAACTACCAGGCCCGCAACTTCATGCGTGACGACATGAAGAAAGGCGACGGGGTGCTCTTCTATTACTCCGGTGCCGATCCCGCCGGTATAGTGGGGACGGCAGAGATCGTGCGGGAGGGCTACCCTGATTTTTCCGCGTGGAACCCGTCGGACGAGCATTATGACCCCAAGAGCAGCGAGGCCAGCCCGGTCTGGTACATGGTCGACATCCGGGCCGGCGACCGATTCGAGAACTTCCTCGACCTCCCGGGCCTGCGGCACGTCCGCGAGCTGGAGAAGATGGAGCTGCTTAGAAAAGGAAGCCGGCTCTCGGTGCAGCCGGTCCGCCCGGACGAGTGGGCGACCATCCTCCGGATCGGCGGAATATCCCGCCGTGGGCGCTCGCGAGCTCGTTGA
- the metH gene encoding methionine synthase has translation MTTSSSPDRSISSAYLAALADRVLVYDGAMGTNIQRYHLTPDDFGGKALEGCNDNLVLTRPDVIQEIHESFLAVGCDVVETCTFQSTPRRLEEWGLLDRAHDLNVKAAQLARAACDKFATPDRPRFVAGSMGPTGMLPSSTDPVLSKVTFEELASNYCAQAKALIEGGADVLLIETSQDILEVKAAVVGIERAFQEMGKRVAVQAQVTLDVSGRMLLGTDIASAMTTLESLHVDVIGLNCSTGPEHMREPIRFLAENATLPLSVIPNAGLPLNTGTGDAIYPLEPAPMADALGEFVRDFGVRIVGGCCGTTPEHLAAIVTRVNELRAPGAKPSTREREEPRLPMVSSAMRATSLRQTPPPLIVGERVNAQGSRRVKRFLLAEDYESIVEVGREQVDSGAHVLDVCVAVTERSDEAEQMSQVVKLLSMGVEAPLMIDSTEANVVAAALEHVPGRAIVNSINMENGRKRIESIVPLVKKHGAAVVALTIDEIGMAKTRERKLEVARKIYDIAVGEYGLAPEDLLYDALTFTLATGDAEWIDSAAETIEGIRLIKRELPGVGTILGVSNVSFGLTTEARSVLNSVFLHHCVQAGLDAAIVNPAHIRPYAEISTAERAVADDLVFNRRPDALQMFIEYFSAAPEPGTSGPAAKEDPTAGMTADEKIHWMVLHRKKEGIEDALDAANVRTDPVRVLNGVLLPAMKDVGDKFGAGELILPFVLQSAEVMKKAVQHLEKFLEKSEGYTKGRVVLATVYGDVHDIGKSLVNTILSNNGYTVYDLGKQVPVNTIIEKAIEVNADAIGLSALLVSTSKQMPLCVQELDKRGIHIPVMIGGAAINRRFGRRAMFVDGERAYDAGVFYCKDAFEGLDTMDVLQDDTRKADFVEKLMADAHKDIFLHTQVGKDTAAGTDSTTRSDVAADNPIPTPPFWGPRVLRDIPLDDVFEYLDLDELYRLQWGARGSGEQYQRTVREEFEPVLERLKAEAKAEGWLKPEVVYGYFPVQSSGNEIIVYDAGAYAADGTKRETARFTFPRMVGRERLCLADYVRSVDSGVVDVLPLQVVTVGHAATEKFATLQAANEYAEAYYRHGLGVETAEALAEWSHRNVKAELGIDSGKRYSWGYGACPDLEDHAVVFRLLPASEEIGMVLSESFQLMPEQSTAAVIMHHPEARYYAVRGAAAEREPALA, from the coding sequence ATGACTACTTCAAGCTCTCCCGACCGCTCCATTTCGTCCGCGTATCTCGCCGCACTCGCCGACCGCGTCCTCGTCTACGACGGCGCGATGGGAACCAACATCCAGCGTTATCATCTCACCCCCGACGATTTCGGTGGCAAGGCGCTGGAAGGATGCAATGACAACCTGGTGCTCACGCGGCCGGATGTGATTCAGGAAATTCACGAATCGTTCCTCGCTGTCGGGTGTGATGTCGTCGAGACGTGCACCTTTCAATCGACGCCGCGCCGACTGGAAGAGTGGGGGCTGCTGGACAGGGCGCACGATCTGAACGTGAAGGCCGCGCAGCTTGCCCGCGCCGCGTGCGACAAGTTCGCGACGCCGGATCGTCCACGATTCGTGGCCGGCTCCATGGGTCCGACCGGAATGCTCCCGTCCAGCACGGATCCCGTGCTGTCGAAGGTGACCTTCGAAGAGCTCGCATCCAACTACTGCGCGCAGGCGAAGGCGCTCATCGAGGGCGGCGCGGATGTGCTTCTCATCGAGACGTCGCAGGACATTCTCGAAGTAAAGGCGGCGGTTGTCGGCATCGAGCGCGCGTTCCAGGAGATGGGGAAGCGTGTCGCCGTGCAGGCGCAGGTGACACTCGACGTGAGTGGCCGCATGCTGCTCGGCACCGACATCGCGAGCGCGATGACGACGCTCGAATCACTGCACGTGGATGTGATCGGCCTGAACTGTTCGACCGGCCCCGAGCACATGCGCGAGCCGATTCGGTTCCTTGCGGAAAACGCGACGCTGCCGTTGTCGGTGATTCCGAACGCCGGACTGCCGCTCAACACGGGCACCGGCGACGCGATCTATCCGCTCGAGCCCGCGCCGATGGCAGACGCGCTTGGCGAGTTCGTACGCGATTTCGGCGTCCGTATTGTCGGTGGCTGCTGTGGAACGACCCCGGAGCATCTCGCAGCGATAGTCACGCGCGTGAACGAGCTGCGCGCACCCGGAGCGAAGCCGTCGACGCGCGAGCGCGAGGAGCCGCGTCTTCCGATGGTCTCCTCGGCCATGCGCGCCACTTCCCTGCGTCAGACGCCGCCGCCATTGATAGTCGGCGAGCGTGTCAACGCGCAGGGCTCGCGTCGCGTCAAGCGCTTTCTGCTCGCGGAGGACTACGAGTCGATCGTGGAGGTTGGCCGCGAACAGGTGGATTCGGGCGCGCACGTGCTGGACGTATGCGTCGCCGTCACCGAGCGATCGGACGAAGCGGAGCAGATGTCTCAGGTTGTGAAACTGCTGTCGATGGGCGTCGAAGCGCCGCTCATGATCGACTCCACCGAAGCAAACGTCGTTGCGGCAGCGCTGGAACATGTGCCAGGCCGCGCGATCGTGAATTCGATCAACATGGAGAACGGCCGCAAACGCATCGAATCCATCGTGCCTCTCGTCAAGAAGCACGGTGCAGCCGTCGTTGCGCTGACGATCGACGAGATCGGCATGGCCAAGACGCGTGAGCGCAAGCTGGAAGTGGCTCGCAAGATCTACGACATAGCTGTCGGCGAGTATGGCCTTGCGCCCGAAGATCTGTTGTACGATGCGCTCACCTTCACGCTCGCGACCGGTGACGCGGAGTGGATCGATTCCGCGGCAGAGACCATCGAAGGAATCAGACTCATCAAGCGCGAGCTGCCGGGTGTCGGAACGATTCTCGGCGTTTCAAACGTATCGTTCGGATTGACTACCGAGGCGCGCTCGGTGCTCAATTCGGTGTTCCTGCATCACTGCGTGCAGGCTGGGCTGGACGCCGCGATCGTGAATCCGGCGCACATCAGGCCGTACGCCGAGATATCGACTGCTGAGCGCGCGGTCGCCGACGATCTCGTGTTCAATCGCAGGCCCGATGCGTTGCAGATGTTCATCGAGTACTTCTCGGCGGCGCCGGAACCAGGTACATCCGGTCCGGCGGCCAAGGAAGATCCGACGGCAGGCATGACGGCGGATGAGAAGATTCACTGGATGGTGTTGCACCGAAAGAAGGAAGGGATCGAGGATGCGCTCGATGCCGCGAACGTGCGCACCGATCCGGTTCGCGTGCTGAATGGTGTTCTGCTGCCGGCGATGAAGGACGTCGGCGACAAGTTCGGGGCCGGTGAATTGATTCTTCCGTTCGTACTGCAGTCTGCCGAAGTGATGAAGAAGGCCGTGCAGCATCTCGAGAAGTTCCTGGAGAAGAGCGAGGGATACACCAAGGGCCGCGTGGTGCTCGCGACCGTGTACGGCGACGTGCACGACATCGGAAAGTCGCTCGTCAATACTATTCTCTCGAACAACGGCTACACCGTATATGACCTGGGCAAGCAGGTCCCGGTGAATACGATCATCGAGAAGGCGATCGAGGTCAATGCCGACGCGATCGGGTTGAGCGCATTGCTGGTTTCTACATCCAAGCAGATGCCGTTGTGCGTTCAGGAGCTGGACAAGCGTGGCATCCACATCCCCGTGATGATTGGCGGCGCCGCGATCAACCGGCGCTTCGGACGGCGCGCGATGTTCGTGGACGGAGAGCGCGCGTATGATGCCGGTGTGTTCTACTGCAAAGACGCGTTCGAAGGTCTCGACACCATGGACGTGCTGCAGGATGACACGCGCAAGGCCGACTTCGTCGAGAAACTGATGGCTGATGCGCACAAGGACATCTTTCTGCATACGCAGGTAGGGAAGGACACCGCTGCGGGAACGGATTCGACGACGCGGAGCGACGTCGCTGCCGACAATCCGATCCCGACGCCGCCGTTCTGGGGACCGCGTGTGCTGCGCGACATTCCGCTTGACGATGTGTTCGAGTATCTCGATCTGGACGAGTTGTATCGCCTCCAGTGGGGCGCCCGCGGCTCGGGCGAGCAGTATCAGCGCACGGTGCGCGAGGAGTTCGAGCCCGTCCTGGAGCGACTCAAGGCGGAGGCGAAAGCCGAGGGGTGGCTCAAGCCGGAAGTCGTGTACGGATATTTCCCGGTGCAGTCGTCCGGCAACGAGATCATCGTTTATGACGCCGGTGCGTACGCAGCTGACGGAACCAAGCGCGAGACCGCACGCTTCACATTTCCGCGAATGGTAGGACGCGAGCGGCTCTGTCTCGCGGATTACGTCCGCTCGGTCGACTCGGGTGTCGTCGACGTGTTACCACTGCAAGTTGTGACGGTCGGCCATGCGGCCACGGAAAAGTTCGCCACACTGCAGGCCGCGAACGAATATGCGGAGGCGTACTACCGGCACGGGCTCGGCGTCGAGACCGCTGAGGCGTTGGCGGAATGGAGTCACCGAAACGTCAAGGCGGAGTTGGGCATCGATTCGGGCAAACGCTATTCGTGGGGCTATGGTGCCTGCCCGGATCTGGAAGATCACGCAGTTGTCTTCAGGTTGCTCCCCGCGAGCGAGGAGATCGGCATGGTGTTGAGCGAGTCGTTCCAACTGATGCCGGAGCAATCGACTGCGGCTGTGATCATGCACCATCCCGAGGCACGCTACTATGCTGTGCGTGGCGCCGCGGCAGAGCGGGAGCCTGCGCTTGCGTGA
- a CDS encoding YggT family protein, translating to MALLPFLALFAGAVRTVVAVAVVILAIAFLLDWLVRTRRINPFHPMARTIRRFVDPMVAPIERRIVRAGGSPSSAPIWALVGAVFIGIVIISGLDFVLQGLVAMIFAASSGPAGLFVMLVKLTFDVLRLAIIIVVLVSWLPISPFSGWVRWAFALTEPLLRPLRDIVPRLGMFDITPIVAYFLLGILEWAFLRMVGM from the coding sequence ATGGCCCTGCTTCCTTTCCTTGCTCTTTTCGCCGGCGCGGTCCGCACAGTAGTCGCGGTCGCTGTTGTCATCCTTGCGATCGCCTTTCTGCTGGACTGGCTCGTTCGGACCCGACGGATAAACCCATTTCATCCGATGGCACGGACCATTCGCCGGTTCGTCGATCCCATGGTGGCACCCATCGAGCGGCGCATCGTACGCGCGGGTGGAAGTCCGAGTTCGGCGCCGATCTGGGCTCTGGTCGGAGCGGTGTTCATCGGAATCGTGATCATCAGCGGCCTCGATTTCGTGCTCCAGGGGCTCGTGGCGATGATCTTCGCGGCGTCATCGGGTCCAGCCGGGCTCTTCGTCATGCTCGTGAAGCTCACATTCGACGTCCTGCGGCTCGCGATCATAATCGTGGTTCTCGTCTCCTGGCTGCCGATATCGCCGTTTTCCGGCTGGGTGCGCTGGGCGTTCGCCCTTACCGAGCCGCTGCTCCGCCCACTCCGGGACATCGTCCCTCGGCTCGGCATGTTCGATATCACGCCGATCGTAGCGTACTTCCTGCTTGGGATTCTCGAGTGGGCCTTCCTGCGGATGGTCGGGATGTAG